The DNA region GTGTTTGGCTTGAGAAGATGTAATCCTCATATAAAATTCACTGCTTTAAAGTGTTCAACTTCCAGAATATTCCCTCTCCCCCAAATGAAGCCCCATCCCCATCAGccatcaccccctccccagcccctgacaaccacgaGCCCCCTTCCCGTCCCTGGACGAGCCCGTTCTGGGCGTTTCACACCCGCGCACTCACAGCCCGTGGGGCCTCTCGTGTCGGGTCCCCTCCCTGAGCGGCGAGTGTTCGGGTCCGTCCGCGGGCGCCTCGCTCCTGCTCGCGGCGCGAGTGACGTTCCAGTGCAATATTCCAGCACCCTGCGGACACGCCCTGTTTGTCCCTTCACCCGCTGACGGCCACTCGGGCCGACGCCACTCCTTGGCCACGTGAACCGCGCTGccgtgcgcgtgcgcgtgcgcggtCTGCATGGCCGTGCGTTCCCACGTCTTCTGGGCAGATGCCTGGGagcggaattgctgggtcgtgggggTAAGTCTGTGGGTGTTTGAGGAGCTGCCGGAAAACCGGTTTACACAGCAGCTGCCCCGTTTCCCACTCCCACCAGCCGTGTCCGAGGGCCGTGGTGTCTCCGCACCCTTGCTGACGCTTGCCGTTGTCCGTTGCTGCGACGGCCGCCATCctggcggggaggtggggggtggggggtgtgtggggggggtgaaGTCATCGTGATTTCCCTACTGgccagtgatgctgagcatcttttcagctGCTGGCTGGCCATTTATGGATCTTCTCTGGAgagaggttagagagagagagacagagagagagagagagtgtgagtgtgtgtgtgtgtgtgtgtgtgtgagatcgaGATCTAATTCACATAACCATAAAACTTACCCTTTCAAAGTGTGCACCTTTATCACCATCTGTTTCATAGCCTTATTTATgtcaaaaagattttatttttaagtaatctctacacccaaggtggggctcgaactcacgaccccaagatcaagagtcgcacgctctcccgactgagccagctgggtgccccctCCCAAAGTATTTTGTGAGTGACAAGGTGGCTTGGCTCTAGAGGGCTGGAGTCCCCCGGAAGGCAGGGACGGGAGCTCTTTTGGTCATTCCAGTACCCCCAAGTGCCTGGGACACAGTTGGTGTTCCATAAATGCTCATACAGTGACCGAGTGAATGGTCCAGCCATGCCCTTGATCCTTTAGCAGGCTTTTTCAGCTTTGAGGACAGGGGTGCCCTGGCATTTGGTGATCAGGGACTGTGGACACTGACCGTCTGGTCCCCGAGCCCCTCGGCAGTCCCTGGGAAGCCCCCGCCCCAGAAGGGCTGATGTGGCCGTCTGGCCGCCTCCTGGCTTGCCCGCCCTCAGACCTGGGTGAGTgcacaggaaggaaggcaggccgGGGTCTATTTTAGTCTGTGGCCCGCTCCCCTGGGACAGTAGTCATCTCCCTGTCTGGCTGCGTGGATGGGGGGTTCCTGGCAGAACAATGGCTCGGGGATGGGGGGGTCACGCAGCTGGGCTGGCCCAGGTGTCAGCGGGTCTGGGGACTGGCCGGAGGGGGTAGGGGTGTGGAGGCCGAGAGGGAggctcccttttccttctgggcTCAGGAGGGAGGTCCTGCTGAGGGCCCAGCTCCCCTCCCGGCACATCCCACCTCAGGACTTGGCAGATTGGAGAGCCAAGGCCCAGAGACGGATGGAATTCTCCCGAGGGTCACACAGCGACTGAGATAGACCGCAAGACCAGGGCTCCAGGGCACTTAGGGTCAGGTACCTTGGCCTCATCCCTGGACCCGGGGAAAGGCCTTttcctctccgagcctcagtttgttcatctgtaagcTGGGGAGACCGGACTCAAGACCTTGGGGTTTCTTCTCGTTTGCGTTCGCGGACGTCCTTTCCCTCATGCATTCAATGAACGCTTGCGGGGTGCCCGCTGTGTACCAGGCCCCGGGCTGACTGCTGGAGGCACAGTGTGGACAAGGGAGACCCAGTCCCGGCCTGCACCGTCAGGCCAGGGAGATGAGCAGTGAAACCGAAGCGTGCGAGGCCAAAATGGAGCACGCCAGGGCGCCACGGGAGCCGCCAGGCACCTGGCCCAGCCTGGGAcatccaggaagccttccaggaGGAGGTGACTGTGACGCTGAGATTTGGATGAGCAGTTTACAGGATGAGTAATAGGGAGAGGAGGGGCCCCGGTAGAGGGAACAGGACAGAACATTCTAGAGAAACGGATGGGAGGCATCGGGGAGGCACGGGCACCCCTTGTGCCAAGCTGCTCTTTTTCCAGAGAATCTGACAGAGAAGTAGGTGTGTGCATTCAGGGAGCTTGAATGGCGGAATTCTAGGCCGTGGCATCCAGCTTCTGGCCCAAGGGAAGCTTGCagcttgggtggggggggggggcattggaTTGACCACAACCTTCTGCCCTAGGACAGAGTTAGTTCtatcttccccattttacagatggggaaactgaggcacggggcgGTTATGTTGCTTGGCTAAGTGGTCAGGCCCTGGGGGGCTGGATCTGTGGCTGACACAGCTCCCGGCGCCCGAGAAACTCGGGTGATTTGCAGGCGTCAAGCAGGGAAGGCGGAGGAAGTTAGGCACGCAGAGGCGGGCGGTCAAGGGtattgctgtgtggccttggggcaGTGGCTCAGGCTCTCTGAGCCTGTGTCATTTCTTCAACAAACTGGCAGCCAGCCTAATACCCGGCGGATATGAGGAAACGGTCACACGCTGCCGGCTCAGGGCCTGCCCCGTGGTGCTGAGTCAGCAGCACCCCTGCTCTGGCCCAGGCCCGCGTAGCCCCGGGCTCAGGTGActggtgtggggggcagggaaggcggTCCAGTACTCGCCATGGCCTCCCTGACCTCTGAGGGCAGCGCAGGCGGAGGGGACTTCTCCCGGGGTGTGAGCTCGCACAAAGATGGTCTTTGTGGGGGCTCCGGGCTGAGTGGGCACCCACGGGGCATTCCTGGTCCGGctggcctggggcgggggtgggggtggcttcGACCAGGGCCTGGGGCGATGGGTGAGGGCCGGAGGTGGCTCTCAGGCTCGCCTCATTCATTTTTCTGGAGTCTCCAAGGGCACAGCAGGTAAGGAATcaggccccttccctcccccgtgGGCTGGTGACAAGGGACGGTTGCGGAGTGAAGCCCGGGGCAGGGGCGGAGCAGTGATGGGGGACGGAGGGGCACTGTGTGGCCGTGCCTCACCGCGGGTTTGTTCGGGGACGGCTTCCTAGAGGAGACAGTATCGAAGCGGAGCTGAGGGATGAAACTTCGAGAAGAGGCCGGGGCTCAGGGGCCAGGGCTTTGGGGGGTGAATAGGAGTTTACCGGCAAAGATGCCGGGATCTGAATGGGGTGTGGGGCTTGGTCCTGGGACCCGTGTCCTCAGAAGAAAAGGGTCCATGCCCAGATGTGCAGCTTAGGAAGATTCTGGCGCTATAGGAAGGAGGCGGCTGGAGGGAGGCTCCAGAGCTTGGGGAATCCAGAAGTCTGACATGGAGACAGGTCCCTGTTCACCGAGGGCTGGACTGCCACGCCCCTTGCCACTGTCCCAGCCCAGGAAGGGTGGGAGCTGTCACAGGTCAGTGCTTCCATATCACAGGCGGTGTCGTTGGAGCAATGTTTCTAGAAACCTCGCTCGTGAccccccccaggccccacagCCCAGGATGCTGCCCACGCCGGAGGCGGGCCTCGGGCCCTCTGCTGTAAACGCACAGGGCCAGTAAGGCTGCGGGATTGGGAACAACTGGGCTCCCCCACTCTGAACAGCCGGGGCCTGGGACCCCGTCTCACTGCACTGCAGGATGGGGGCGGGACCTCAGGGGCTTGGAATCCACCTGTCGCAACGCACCGTGAGGTCCTCCTCAACCCCGCGGCAAGGCTGGTGGGGGGCCCGCAAGCGGTGGCCTTCAGAACATCCTGCCCAGATGTCACCGTCATGCCTCAACTCTGTTGAGTGGAcaccctccttctttttttttttaattatttttattttttagagagtggggaaagggtgtgagagagagagaggatcttccTCCGCTAGGCACGGAGCCTcgggtggggctcgatcccccgaccccgagaccatgacctgagcccaaacgaagagtcactcaaccgaccgtgccacccaggtgccccgagcatcAGAgtcttgagctcaagccccgccttgggcacAGAGCTTCCTTAAACGGAGAAACAAAACGGCCCCGGCAGTGCCCCTCCGCCCGCTTTCTCGCCTGTCGCTTCCTCCGGGAGGCCTGCCTGTGCCCGGCAGCTCTGGGGAGCCCACGCCGTGGCATCGCGTGGCTCCCGGTCGCGGCCGACGTGCCCCCGCCCTGCACCCAGTCGTGTGCCTCGCAGCGGGCTCGTGGGTTGGCGGGCTCGGGCCCATTTCACAGACTGGGATGACGCGGTAGCACCCCACAGGGGCCCTCCGGGAAGGCCCCCGGAAGTCGACGGGCCGCGGGGACTGAcgaccctctgcctctccccctggcAGGGCGGATGGACACGTTCAGCACCAAGAGCCTGGCCCTGCAGGCGCAGAAGAAGCTGCTGGGCAAGATGGCGTCCAAGGCCACGGTGGCCGTGTTCATCGACGACGCGAGCGGCGAGGTGCTGGACGAGCTGTACCGCGCCACCAAGGAGTTCACCCGCAGCCGCAAGGAGGCCCAGAGGATGGTCAAGAACCTGGTCAAGGTGGCCGTGAAGCTGGGCGTCCTGCTCCGCGGCGGCCAGCTGGGCGGCGAGGAGCTGGCGCTGCTGCAGCGCTTCCGCCAGGGGGCGCGCCGCCTCGCCATGACGGCCGTCAGCTTCCACCAGGTGGACTTCACCTTCGACCGGCGCGTGCTGGCCGCCGGCCTGCACGAGTGCCGGGACCTGCTGCACCAGGCCGTGGGCGCGCACCTGACCGCCAAGTCCCACGGCCGCATCAACCACGTCTTCGGCCACTTGGCCGACTGCGACTTCCTGGCCGCGCTCTACGGCCCCACCGAGCCCTACCGCTCGCACCTGCGCCGGATCTGCGAGGGCCTCACCCGGATGCTGGACGAGGACAGCATATGACCTCCGGCCCGGGGTTtcctgaggggggagggggggtgggggtcgttCTGGAACCTCTTTTCTCCCGCCCGATTCTGGCCAAATCCCCGGGACAGGCACCCGTCCCCCCCGAGAGGATGCTGATCCGCTGGAGGCAGCGGTTTTAAGGACTCTGGTCGCCTCTCCTCCCGCACCGCCTCAACAGCAGAAGAGCTCAGCCTGCGGGGGCGCGGCCTCCCCACGCACCCCGAGGCTGCTGCCCACCCAGGCCTGCCTGACCTGACCCCCAGCACCCCCACACTCCCTCGATGCTTCTGAAGGCTGGCACCTGCCACCTCGTCATGTTAACGATGTTGCCTGTTCCTTCCGACAGGGTCGTGGTGAACGGGAAGAAAGGGAGTGTTGTGGGGGTGAGCTGCAGCTCCCCAAATTCTTTGGTTGAAGTTCTAGCCCCCAGAACCTCTGCgcccttgtttggaaatagggtcctCGCGGATGGAATCAGTTGAGGTCAcgctggagtgggggtgggccCCTGATGCAGCGTGACTGGTGTCCTCGTAAGGGGACGTTCAGACAGAGAAGGCCGTGTGAAGGTGGGGGCAGACTCTGGATGGCTGGGTCTACCAGCCAGGACTGCcagcagcctccagaagctgggagagcCGCCTGAACGGCCTTCGGAAGGAACCGGCCCAAGGGACACCTTGACTGCAGACTCCCGCCTCCGCCTCCAGGGCTAGGAGGGCACAGGTTCCCGCTCTTGCCCTGGGGGTCGCGCGCAGGCAGCCAGGAgagcgctggggggggggggggggggctgtgggcGAGGATGCCTCCATTTGGTCGGGATCGCTGCCCTGACTCCCACGCGGGAGGGGACGGAGCGTGCCCCTTGCTCGGGGCTCAAGGGGAAAGCCATCGGAGATGCGCGCCCGTTTAAAACTGGTTATTTCACTTGTGGTTGGCGGCAGGTGTTTTCCCAAGACCTCCGAGAGCAAAGCTCAGCCAATTTTGGCTTTGGCGACACCCCCGGAAGACGCGCCACTCTCACCTCGGGGCACAGATGGGCACGTGGGGTGTGGGGGTGAATCTGTGACTTCTGTGTGTCGGAAGGGGACTCGCGTTTTAACAGGCCGCAGAACGCTCTACAGGCCGGCCCCCTGACGCGCCGGGAAGGTTACTGTGGGCGCCCGCGGGGAGGAGGAAAATGACGTCCCGTGACCGTTGTTTGCAGAGCCAGGTCTGTTGGGCAAAGCCTTCACACGGGAGGCCTGCAGGCCTTTTTAGGCCAGAAGATGGGTTTGGTTGACTCCGTCCATCGTTCGAGACGTTTGGCATTAGTTAAAAACAAGGAAGTTACACGTACCAATCTAGGTTTGGAGTTTTCTCGAAAACTTGGCCTGAGCCTGCACTGCCTGCTGGTGAGGCCGCATGGGCGCGGCCCCCCTGGCCTGCCACAGTCCCCACCTGGCCctttcacccaccctcccccgaCCCCGGCCTGCTGCAACGGCCCACAAGACATTACAGCCCCAGATGCAGGGTGGCCTTTCTGTGGTTTTTCCCTGAAAAAGCCCAAGGTCTCTTGCCCAAGAGCCACTgttcccacctctgccccagccctcgAAGGCAAACCTGTCCTCCCATCTTCCGTCGGGAGACACTTCACGTTCAAGAAGGAACGCGCATTCTGAGTACCCGAGAAGCCCCCCATGAGAGCCTTTGTCCTCGGCTTTGCACGCGGACTCCATCAACCAACGTGCATAACGCTTCGTACTTGGGCCCTGCTGGGCTGTCCAGCCTGCCTTGACTCTTTCCATAAATCTgagatttaatttagaaaaaccaAAGAGCACGACACGGCTCTCTAAATAAAAGCACCCATCTTCGGTCGGCATTACGTGCAACTGGCGACTGAATCACTGGGGCTGACCGCTTTCTCCTGTCCTCCCGGGGCTCGGGGCTTTTGCCTTTCAAGTCGAGCTTGCGTGTAACGTCACCCGCCCGTGGGCCTCGCTGACGGGTTCCCTTTCCGCTCCAGCGGGCGCCGGGACAGACCAGCGGGCCCGCACAGCTTGGCCTGTATGGCTCGGTCGGGTTCGGCCCCTCATCACGACCACAGCCCCCGGGGCCAGCGTGGCGTCCTTTGCGGGTTTGCCCGAAAGCTACAAGGGGATGCCCCCACGTGGCTGGCGGGGGCGAGGAGGAGCCAGTTTGTGTCCAGATGTCCTGCCGCGTCCCGGGGCTCTGCGTCCTTGAGGACGCCCAGGGATTCAGACGTGCTCGGTGGTTCCGGGCCGACCGTGGAAGCATCCGTCCCTCCTGCCGGGGTCCAGCCCACGTGACCCTCAGCAGCCCCGGGGGCCGTGTCCCTTCTGCCGGTTTCCGGCTGCCTTGTTTCTGCAGGAGGCCCCGGACAGCCATCCACCTCCGGGGGCCTGTTGAGATTCACTTGGTTTTTCAGTCCATCGAGCCTCACAGCCAGGAGTGGCAGAGGCTCCCGGCCCTCACTGGGGTCCCTGTGACACCCACAGGTCCCTGTGCTTACCAGACCTCAAAGCCCATCCATTCTTGGGTCAAGTGGGCCCCCCGAAGTCCCCCTTTGtcatttgttctggaaacagCCGTTGTTCACGCGCCCACACCGAGCTCTGAAATTGCTCCTGACACGGGTGCCCGCCGCGGGTGTAGACGGGGTGACGGTCCTACCCCACCTCCTGTAGGTGTGCGCTCTTGGGCGGGAGCCCCAACACCCGCCTCTTCTCTGGCAACTGGGGTCGCCGCAGCGCCCCGTTGCTCAGGTCGGCACGAGGGAGGCCAGCCCACGAGGTGCGTCTCGTTAGCAAGGTTCCGATTCACAGCCCGGCGGACCAAAGCCCAGGGTTTCGCGGTTTCTCTTCCCCTCGTGTGCTCACGAGAGGACACGGTGAGAGGGCAGGCTGACGGGCAAGCTGGGGGTCACACTCCCAGGCCCACTGCTGGGAGGACCAGGGCCCTCCTGAGTGGCTGGGACACTTGGgggttttatttatgtttgccTGTGGGTGTTTGTCCCCGCTGATGTTTTAAGTCGCCGTGCCGCCATCCAAGAGACTAGCTGAGCCAACCACCCTGGAGCGCTCGGCCCCCGTGGGCCCGGCGCTTCTGCGGGCAACGCGGAGAGGGCAGGCGCCCGGGCCGACGCAGGTCTCCGGCAAGGCAGGGGCGTGCCGGCACCCGGGCCCTGCCCCgtccctgggcccccagccccgaGCGCCCAGACAGGCAGCCCCTACTGCCCGTCGCCAGGTCTGGGTGGTAGCTCTTCGATcggcttatttatttaaatacgaAAGAACACTTCATTTCCTCCCAGGTAGTCTGGAAGAAGGTCCCCCAGGGAAACTGCAAGAAAGCGGCAGGCTTGGAGGCAGGGCGGCAGGATCGCTCTTCCAGGGAGGGACCCGGAGCCTGGCCGGATCCACAGGGAGGCGCGCACTGGTTTCGGAAAAGCCGGGAGTCCCCCTGGGAGTCCCCCACCGAGTGCCTCAGTCAGTGCCTCTTTCGGTAAGAGAGACGGGCAGTGGGTCCCAGTCAGTGCCTCTTTCAGTAAGAGAGACGGGCAGTGGGTCCCAGACCCGTGCTCCACGCTCAGAGGACGTCGGCCgacagtccccccaccccagaagacCAGTAACGCGCCAGCTCTCCCAGGGCCCAGCTCCCTCGGCGGGGATGGGGCGTCACAGCTCACTGCGGGATGCCTTGGCCACAATCACCAGCTTGGACAGCTCGGCCTTGAACGCCCCGGGCCGGTGGGACACTGCAAGAGAAGAAGCGTTGGGGTGAGACGCTCCGGGCCCTGGGCCAGGCCCGGGCGCCGTCCCCACAGTGGACCCGACACGGAAAGGCCAGGCCTGAAGTCTGCTGGGTGAGGGACACAGGGGAGGCTGTCCTGAGGGCAGCAGAAGCCCCCGGAAAGCTCAGCGTGGGAAGAGCCGAGGTCATCCTGTAAAAATGGATGGTGGCCGAGCTGCATCACCTCCCGTTTGCACTGGCAACCCCACCTCCTTTGTCCTTGACCGCTACAGTCCCACACCTCCAAGGACCTGCAGGTAGGACAGGGCTCCTTCCAGACCCAAGGCCCCTCATGCCCCAAACCTCCGCTCACTGCACCGCCCTCCTCCATCCCTATGCCTGGTGACTCCCACAATCACGGGGGTCCTTCACCTTATCTTTGCTGTCCCTCAGGACCCTCAGGGCTCCCCGCCACATGGCCCCACTCCCGTGTCCATCGTCCTAACCGCTCGCCCTCCCCGGAGCCCCGGCTGTGGagcttcccacccctcctcctgcccagcaCCCGCcccgcagagcccaacacggctcAGGACACCAGGGGCTCCCCGACCTCAGAGGTAACCCCGCCTCCCCGTGACACACGGGGCAGGCAGCAACCTCGATGCCTCGCGGACACCTTCTGCGTGAAAAGCACAGGAACTCTTCCTCGTCACAGAGCCCGGGACGGCCAGGCTGTGCGGGTGTCACAGGACCCCTTGCTGTGGAGCGACCCCGAGTGTCCCCAAGGGCCACAGGGCTCCGAGCAGACTCTCGCGCCCTCCGTTCTCTAGCAGGGACTGACTGGCCAAGCGTGGCCTGCGCCATGAGCGCAGGGCGGCTTCTacattttaaacaactttaaCAAGAACCGACAGGAAAATGGTATTTTAGGGATAGGCAGTTCACGCTTCCGTGTTCatacaataaagttttattagaacgcAGCCACGCCTACTCAGTGACCTGTGGCGCCTGACGGATCGCCTTTGCCCTCTCAGAGGCTGTCTGCCCCACGAGGCCGAAAATAACTAGTGGCCCTTTCGGGCAACAGTCCGCAGACGCTGGGCTATAAGCTGGGGCGCTGAGGGgtagcctcccctccctccgaTGGGGGCGCCCTGCCCCCCCCATCTTCTCTGCCTGTGTACCTGGGGCCTATCTGCACCAAAcatcccttgttttttttttttttttatttaagtgttttttaaaaacttatttattttgagagagagggagcaggtgggggagaggcaaagagagacagaatcccaagcagacccctcGCTGTCCACGCAGAGCTCCACaaggggctcacacccacaaagcgggagatcatgccctgggccgGAACCGAGAGCCgctcgcttaaccgactgcgcccccccaggggcccccaacaATCATCCTTTCATACCTGCTGTTTTGGTCACTTCAAATTCCTCGTTTTTCAGGGGGACGTCGCTTTCTCTTTCAAACGCAGCTTTGGACTGAAAAAGAACCCGTGGAAGCTTTTCTAATCAGGAAAGAACACGATCCGGTCTGCTTCCCAGAGCAGCACAGGCTAAAGCCACCTGCTTTCACCAAAGGGGCGCCTGACGCTTTTCTAAGCACGAAAGAAAATCCAGAGGAGCCGGTGGTTAATCCACTTAAGAGATTGTCAGCCGGCTTAAAACGTCACGCCTTTGCTGCAAATCCTCGGAGGAAggttatttccttcattttttcccttcagttaACGTATGGAAAGGACGCAAACACAGCAGCCTCTCGACGGTAATTTTTAAACGTCAGACTTGTGTCTCAAGTCAGCTAAACATGGGTTTTAAAGCAAGACAGGACCCCAGAGAGCAATTCGATCAGCGGCGTGTCTGTCTGCCCCAGTTCTGCAATCAGGCCCTCGAGAGTGGGAAGGTATTTGGTCGGTGTGATCAAAGTCCATCGGGAGCCCACTTTAAGAAAAGGAGATTATCCTCAATGACCCCGGGTGGGCCTTCTGAGCAGGACCGAGGTCCCTGCAGAAGTCCCTACGGTGCCAGCTGCCTCCCCCCTCCAACCCCCCTCGAGTTGGCCTGGCCTGCAGGCTTTGCAAGGGCCTTGCCAGTTCCTGGCAACAGATCTCTTCATGCCTGTCCCTCCTGGTTCCCCTTCTTGGACCAATAAAGTGGTTTTCCAACTGTTTCTGACCCAAATGCAGAAGgggggaccagggg from Panthera leo isolate Ple1 chromosome A2, P.leo_Ple1_pat1.1, whole genome shotgun sequence includes:
- the TNFAIP8L1 gene encoding tumor necrosis factor alpha-induced protein 8-like protein 1 isoform X1 is translated as METGTKPQPHKHLGCAFPTRQAWWSGMLVVGRMDTFSTKSLALQAQKKLLGKMASKATVAVFIDDASGEVLDELYRATKEFTRSRKEAQRMVKNLVKVAVKLGVLLRGGQLGGEELALLQRFRQGARRLAMTAVSFHQVDFTFDRRVLAAGLHECRDLLHQAVGAHLTAKSHGRINHVFGHLADCDFLAALYGPTEPYRSHLRRICEGLTRMLDEDSI
- the TNFAIP8L1 gene encoding tumor necrosis factor alpha-induced protein 8-like protein 1 isoform X2 → MDTFSTKSLALQAQKKLLGKMASKATVAVFIDDASGEVLDELYRATKEFTRSRKEAQRMVKNLVKVAVKLGVLLRGGQLGGEELALLQRFRQGARRLAMTAVSFHQVDFTFDRRVLAAGLHECRDLLHQAVGAHLTAKSHGRINHVFGHLADCDFLAALYGPTEPYRSHLRRICEGLTRMLDEDSI